One Diospyros lotus cultivar Yz01 chromosome 1, ASM1463336v1, whole genome shotgun sequence genomic window carries:
- the LOC127811848 gene encoding universal stress protein PHOS32-like → MADGGDKERRILVAVDEGEESMHALSWCLNNVANSADTIVLLYAREPRSVYSALDGTGYLFSSEIVAAMERFVNEVADCVMEKAKRLCREAAPRHAVKVETRVETGDPRDVICQAVEKLGIDMVVMGSHGYGLIKRAFLGSVSNHCAQNVKCPVLIVKRPKSTSKTK, encoded by the exons atggcCGACGGAGGGGATAAGGAACGGAGGATCCTGGTGGCCGTCGACGAAGGCGAGGAGAGCATGCACGCTCTCTCGTGGTGCCTCAACAACGTGGCGAATTCGGCAGATACTATCGTCCTGCTCTACGCGAGGGAGCCTCGGTCGGTTTACTCGGCCCTGGACGGAACAG GATACCTGTTTTCGTCGGAGATAGTGGCGGCAATGGAGAGGTTCGTCAACGAGGTGGCGGATTGCGTGATGGAGAAGGCCAAGAGGCTCTGCCGGGAGGCCGCTCCCCGTCACGCG GTTAAGGTGGAGACTAGAGTGGAGACCGGAGATCCAAGGGACGTGATCTGCCAAGCGGTGGAGAAGCTGGGAATTGACATGGTGGTGATGGGAAGCCACGGATACGGCCTCATCAAGAG ggcATTTCTTGGAAGCGTGAGCAACCACTGTGCACAGAATGTCAAGTGCCCGGTTTTGATAGTGAAGAGGCCGAAATCAACATCTAAGACCAAATAA
- the LOC127795294 gene encoding ribosomal RNA small subunit methyltransferase yields the protein MAGGKMKKEKPPQRGGAANPHYQGGIQFHKSKGQHILKNPLLINTIIQKSGIKSTDVVLEIGPGTGNLTKKLLEAGKSVVAVELDPRMVLELERRFQGTPFSNRLKVIQGDVLKCDLPYFDICVANIPYQISSPLTFKLLSHRPLFRCAVIMFQREFAMRLVAQAGDTLYCRLSVNTQLLSRVSHLLKVGRNNFRPPPKVDSSVVRIEPRRPQPSVNFKEWDGLVRICFNRKNKTLGSIFRQKTVLSLLEKNYKTLQALQLSQNGSSEDTEMAMDASALGDTGEDPSMEIDDGRDDDEMEMEVEVEDGDTRGSDFKEKVLSVLKQGGFEEKRSSKLAQADFMHLLSLFNKAGIHFS from the exons ATGGCGGGAGGGAAGATGAAGAAGGAGAAGCCGCCGCAGCGCGGCGGAGCGGCGAACCCCCACTACCAGGGAGGGATTCAGTTCCACAAGTCTAAGGGGCAGCACATACTCAAGAATCCTCTTCTGATCAACACAATCATTCAGAAATCCGGAATCAAGAGCACCGATGTGGTGCTCGAGATTGGTCCCGGTACCGGAAACCTCACCAAGAAGCTCCTCGAAGCCGGCAAGTCCGTCGTGGCCGTGGAGCTTGATCCTCGTATGGTCCTCGAGTTGGAGCGGCGCTTCCAGGGCACGCCCTTCTCCAACCGCCTCAAG GTTATCCAGGGAGATGTGCTCAAGTGTGACCTGCCATACTTCGACATCTGTGTGGCAAACATCCCTTACCAGATTTCCTCTCCTCTCACCTTTAAGTTGTTGTCTCATAGACCATTATTCAGGTGTGCGGTGATAATGTTCCAGAGGGAGTTTGCTATGAGACTCGTTGCTCAGGCTGGTGACACCCTATATTGTCGTCTTTCTGTGAACACCCAACTTCTTTCCCGTGTTTCCCATTTGTTGAAAGTTGGAAGAAATAACTTTCGTCCTCCCCCAAAAGTTGATTCGTCTGTGGTGAGAATTGAGCCGAGAAGACCACAGCCCTCTGTGAACTTTAAAGAATGGGATGGTTTGGTTCGGATTTGCTTCAACAGAAAGAATAAGACCCTAGGTTCAATATTTCGACAAAAAACCGTGCTGTCATTACTGGAGAAGAACTATAAAACCTTGCAAGCATTACAACTGTCGCAGAACGGTTCATCAGAGGATACGGAGATGGCAATGGATGCATCGGCTCTGGGAGATACTGGCGAGGATCCGAGCATGGAGATCGATGATGGAAGAGATGATGatgagatggagatggaggtgGAGGTGGAAGATGGGGACACAAGAGGGTCTGATTTTAAAGAGAAGGTTTTGTCTGTTCTGAAGCAAGGAGGTTTTGAAGAGAAGAGGTCCTCTAAGCTGGCTCAAGCAGATTTCATGCACCTACTATCTCTGTTTAACAAGGCTGGAATACATTTCTCTTGA
- the LOC127786837 gene encoding histidine kinase CKI1-like encodes MTKQNEHWLTWKSNDLRNKYFKEIENTAKLLPPLNSSVLNLARALGSSLNGTDLSFQAIQTEVAPILFVALSTIPHLSQVTFMGLDGLSYSFYNDNDQTLAVFSNSSRSSLWFTQPVNRDTGQLYGEAVGTRSLLTVNTSMVQKALNIGSASAYSSLGLGWNKAQDLHFFNTAPMDGRGVISISFPAKMVTERFESIDFYGGDFHLATSNSQVLVQTKLPGTDIVVYNGSVLVYADELNSFNISEGKAAPILGKIRGTERTFYCSNIEIAGVPLVYVLSFPTKGLETEVHSKSKLALSFLVVVLVIVVISLCIFIVLIFRSARREMFLCTALVKQMDATQQAERKSMNKSLAFASASHDVRASLCAISGLVEFCLDEATPHSELSSNLKQMNTCVMDLHGILSCVLDRSKIEAGKMQLQEEDFNLADLLEHVADMYYVVGIKKGVDVVFDHCDGSIFKHSQVKGDRGKIKQILCNLISNAVKFTSDGHVSIRAVVKKKSKENEIIASNRTGFLSRLSRLFFKNHGSFTELDSLQTVQQNPNCMEFEIEVDDTGKGIPKDKQDSVFENFVQVKDADPEQEGCGLGLGIVQSLVRLMGGEIKIVDKEPGERGTRFRFNIFLATSQPFPADIEEPGDHISINIDSPPADSHQNFPLIRCPQSDRSHVVLVIAGDERRRISRRFIESYHIKVSTCKRGKDLSYILNKLKYKLDSSQSSPEKNQSRVIDNTTASGSNSGANCSSSGTKLDGLDHSAVLNYRKCSSRGSSNLVLIILDAASESFLELCSIVENFKKCMVDSLCKVVLLENPVTRTKARKEAKSVLQFDYFVSKPFHGSYLKQVLGLLPEFGSWNQCNSPIITSETIQDVESSVPPNATTDSAASSGAQQAVIHEYEHDHDHLRRGNKPLNGKNVLIVEDQQILRKLATVFLSKLGAIVETCCDGKEAFDRVCKVLGDQMRDGHPQTLPYDYIFMDCEMPVMDGFEATKLIRKEERNYGIRIPIIALTCHEMPEETIKIHHAGMNSQIRKPLHMAKVMAAIRSIEMNEQKFIIH; translated from the exons ATGACAAAACAAAATGAGCACTGGCTGACTTGGAAATCCAACGATCTCCGAAACAAGTACTTTAAAGAAATTGAGAACACTGCAAAGCTGCTACCACCACTGAATTCGTCGGTTCTAAACTTGGCAAGAGCCCTGGGTTCATCACTCAATGGAACAGACCTTTCATTTCAAGCCATTCAAACTGAG GTTGCACCAATTCTGTTTGTAGCACTTTCAACGATCCCGCATCTATCGCAGGTTACTTTTATGGGATTGGATGGGCTGTCGTATTCCTTCTACAACGACAATGATCAAACGCTTGCAGTGTTTTCCAATTCTTCGCGTTCATCATTATGGTTCACTCAGCCAGTGAATCGTGACACAGGGCAACTATATGGAGAAGCGGTTGGAACAAGATCTCTGTTGACAGTGAACACGAGCATGGTCCAGAAAGCCTTGAATATAGGATCTGCGAGCGCTTATTCGTCTCTAGGGCTGGGGTGGAACAAAGCTCAAGACCTTCACTTTTTCAACACTGCGCCCATGGATGGCAGGGGGGTGATCTCCATTAGTTTTCCAGCCAAAATGGTCACTGAAAGGTTCGAGAGTATTGATTTTTATGGAGGGGATTTCCATTTAGCTACAAGTAACAGCCAAGTTCTTGTTCAAACCAAGCTACCAGGCACTGATATAGTGGTATACAATGGCAGCGTCTTGGTTTATGCCGATGAACTAAATTCATTCAATATCAGTGAAGGCAAAGCTGCCCCCATTTTGGGGAAAATCAGAGGAACAGAGCGCACGTTCTATTGTTCAAACATTGAAATTGCAGGAGTTCCATTG GTATATGTACTGTCTTTCCCCACAAAAGGATTGGAAACCGAGGTTCACAGCAAGAGCAAGCTAGCACTCAGCTTTCTCGTAGTTGTTTTGGTTATAGTAGTCATCTCTCTCTGCATTTTCATCGTTTTAATCTTTAGATCTGCAAGAAGAGAAATGTTCTTATGCACAGCGCTCGTGAAACAAATGGACGCAACTCAACAAGCAGAGAGAAAGAGCATGAACAAGAGCCTTGCCTTCGCTAGTGCAAGCCACGATGTGCGAGCCTCTTTGTGCGCCATATCTGGTTTGGTCGAGTTCTGTCTTGACGAGGCCACTCCTCATTCTGAGCTTTCATCTAACTTGAAGCAGATGAATACTTGCGTAATGGACCTTCACG GGATATTGAGTTGTGTTCTCGACAGAAGCAAAATCGAAGCTGGTAAAATGCAACTCCAAGAAGAAGATTTCAACTTGGCAGACCTTCTTGAGCACGTTGCTGATATGTACTATGTTGTGGGCATCAAGAAAGGCGTAGATGTTGTATTTGATCATTGTGACGGCTCAATCTTTAAACATTCCCAAGTTAAAGGAGACAGGGGGAAAATCAAGCAGATCTTGTGCAACTTAATCAGCAATGCTGTTAAGTTTACATCAGACGGCCATGTCTCAATTCGTGCTGTTGTGAAGAAAAAGAGCaaggaaaatgaaataattgcTTCTAACCGCACTGGTTTCCTGAGCCGTTTGTCAAGGCTGTTTTTCAAGAACCATGGAAGTTTCACTGAATTGGATAGCCTTCAAACTGTCCAGCAGAATCCCAACTGTATGGAGTTTGAAATCGAGGTGGATGATACAGGGAAGGGAATCCCCAAAGACAAGCAAGACTcagtttttgaaaactttgttCAGGTTAAAGACGCAGATCCTGAACAGGAAGGCTGTGGTTTGGGACTCGGCATCGTTCAATCTCTA GTTCGTCTAATGGGCGGAGAGATCAAAATTGTTGACAAAGAGCCTGGGGAACGAGGGACACGCTTCAGgttcaatatttttcttgctaCGAGCCAGCCTTTTCCGGCTGACATTGAAGAACCAGGAGACCATATCAGCATCAACATTGATAGCCCTCCAGCTGATTCTCATCAAAACTTTCCCCTGATTCGTTGTCCCCAATCAGATCGTTCCCATGTTGTACTCGTAATTGCAGGAGATGAACGAAGAAGAATCTCAAGGAGGTTCATCGAGAGCTATCACATAAAGGTGTCAACATGCAAGAGGGGGAAAGATCTTTCTTACATTCTGAACAAGCTAAAGTACAAGTTGGACAGTTCTCAGAGCAGTCCGGAGAAAAATCAGTCGCGAGTGATTGATAACACGACCGCATCTGGCTCCAATTCAGGAGCCAACTGTAGCTCTTCAGGGACCAAGCTTGATGGACTTGACCACAGTGCAGTACTTAACTACAGAAAGTGCAGTTCCAGAGGTTCATCAAACTTGGTACTAATTATACTCGATGCTGCTTCTGAATCTTTCTTGGAACTATGTTCGATTgtggaaaatttcaagaaatgcATGGTGGACTCCCTGTGCAAGGTAGTCCTGTTAGAGAATCCGGTCACACGTACGAAAGCCCGCAAAGAAGCCAAGTCCGTTCTTCAATTTGATTACTTTGTATCGAAACCATTTCATGGATCATATTTGAAACAAGTCCTGGGACTACTACCTGAATTTGGAAGCTGGAACCAATGCAATTCCCCCATCATAACAAGCGAAACAATTCAAGACGTGGAATCAAGTGTTCCGCCTAATGCTACCACCGACTCTGCAGCCAGCTCCGGGGCTCAGCAGGCTGTAATACATGAGTATGAGCATGATCATGATCATCTAAGACGCGGCAACAAACCCTTGAATGGAAAAAATGTTTTGATTGTTGAAGACCAACAGATATTACGAAAGTTGGCCACTGTTTTTCTTAGTAAGCTTGGAGCGATTGTTGAGACTTGCTGCGATGGGAAAGAGGCTTTTGATCGAGTCTGCAAAGTTCTAGGCGATCAAATGAGGGATGGACATCCTCAAACTCTCCCCTATGACTATATCTTCATGGACTGTGAG ATGCCAGTAATGGATGGATTCGAGGCAACAAAGCTGATAAGGAAAGAGGAGAGGAACTATGGCATCCGAATTCCAATCATAGCGCTCACGTGCCATGAAATGCCTGAAGAAACAATCAAGATTCATCATGCCGGAATGAACTCTCAGATCAGAAAACCACTGCATATGGCTAAGGTTATGGCTGCTATTCGATCAATTGAGATGAATGAACAGAAGTTTATTATccattaa